Genomic DNA from Mauremys mutica isolate MM-2020 ecotype Southern chromosome 13, ASM2049712v1, whole genome shotgun sequence:
agaaggctctgTGTCTGCCTTCAGCAGAGCGAATCCtgaggatggtggagatgatataGATATAGGAGATGAGCACAATCAGGGCAGTGCTCACTATGATGAGGCCACAGAAGGTAAACATCACAAGATAATTGACATACGTGTCACTACAGGAGAGACTAATCAAGGGAGGGCCATCACAGAAGAAATTATCAATCTCATTAGACCCACAATGGTTCAATGTAAAGGTGAAACCTGTTTGCACCATTGAATTCACACAGCCGCAGATATATGACCCTGCAACCAGCTGAATGCAAACCCACTTGGACATGGTGACGGGATACAAGAGTGGGTTGCAGATGGCGGAGTATCTATCATACGCCATCACTGCAAGCAGAAATGCTTCGGTGGTGAGGAAGACAGTGATGAAGAAGAATTGGGTGGCACATCCATTGTAGGAAATGGCTTTACTCCCTGCTAGGAAGCTCACCATGGCTCTGGGGGCAACAGAGGAAGAGCAGCAGAAGTCTAAGAAGGACAGA
This window encodes:
- the LOC123348376 gene encoding olfactory receptor 12-like, which produces MEPVRKVNHTGVKEFILLGFGRGLWFQIVPFVMFLVIYIITVLGNTILVLIIRADSHLHTPMYFFLKNLSFLDFCCSSSVAPRAMVSFLAGSKAISYNGCATQFFFITVFLTTEAFLLAVMAYDRYSAICNPLLYPVTMSKWVCIQLVAGSYICGCVNSMVQTGFTFTLNHCGSNEIDNFFCDGPPLISLSCSDTYVNYLVMFTFCGLIIVSTALIVLISYIYIISTILRIRSAEGRHRAFSTCTSHMMVVTLFYGSTALMYAQPSKLASLFPRKAMSVFYTLFVPMLNPFIYSLRNKEVKDSLRRIVGKKCLKK